The following proteins are encoded in a genomic region of Lachnospiraceae bacterium KM106-2:
- a CDS encoding putative cell wall hydrolase → MITKYLNIENTTEGFEKLVNEDLKFRTGKFVWRVKFNTALNPKSVNNNNVYVTTANQAPLNTNVSYNSQRQLIEIEPLEPYSENESYILHVTTRVQSKGGKYLKKEVSLQFHL, encoded by the coding sequence ATGATTACGAAATATCTTAATATCGAAAATACTACGGAAGGATTTGAAAAACTAGTAAACGAAGACCTTAAATTTCGAACTGGTAAATTCGTATGGCGTGTTAAATTCAACACAGCTTTAAATCCAAAGAGTGTTAATAATAATAATGTGTATGTTACGACCGCTAATCAGGCGCCGTTAAATACCAACGTGTCTTATAATAGCCAAAGACAACTTATTGAAATTGAACCTTTAGAACCATATTCTGAAAACGAATCTTATATCTTACATGTTACAACTAGAGTCCAGTCTAAAGGTGGAAAATACTTAAAGAAAGAAGTTTCCCTTCAATTCCATCTATAA
- a CDS encoding manganese-dependent inorganic pyrophosphatase, translating to METKSNKSVYVIGHKNPDTDSICSAIAYAELKKQITNEMYKAKRCGQVSPETRFVLDRFKVAPPEFVSDVKPKVKDIDFRKVDGVSSNLSLKKAWELMRSNKIVTLPVVENNTLEGVITVGDITKAYMDVHDSSVIASASTPYRNIVETLDAELIVGNIDDKVTTGKVLIAAANPDLMETYIKKNDIVILGNRYESQLCAIEMNAQCIIVCEGAEVTKTITKLASNSHCTVIQTPYDTYTVARLINQSMPVGYFMCTKDLVTFSREDYVEAISQIMAKKRFRDFPVLDKHGNFCGMISRRNLLDAKHKKLILVDHNEKAQAVDGFEDAEVLEIIDHHKIGNMETINPIYFRNQPVGCTATIVTQLYKENNVEIQPHIAGLLCSAILSDTLVFRSPTCTPVDKEIALELGKIAGIEVESYALDMFKAGSDLLDKTPEEIFYQDFKQFSAGEVIFGVGQISAMTSDELASIKEKLVPYMDKVYSEHKMQMLFIMLTNILDESTELLVQGEGAMEAVENAFNEKGKDGSIYLPGVVSRKKQLIPALMSSLQQENN from the coding sequence TTGGAGACTAAGTCAAACAAGTCAGTATATGTCATTGGTCATAAAAATCCTGATACAGATTCTATCTGTTCTGCAATTGCATATGCTGAATTAAAAAAACAGATTACGAATGAGATGTACAAAGCAAAACGTTGTGGTCAAGTTAGCCCAGAAACTAGATTTGTATTAGATCGTTTCAAGGTTGCGCCACCAGAATTCGTATCTGATGTAAAACCAAAAGTAAAAGATATCGATTTTAGAAAAGTTGATGGAGTATCCAGTAACTTATCACTTAAAAAAGCTTGGGAGCTTATGCGTTCCAACAAGATCGTAACATTACCAGTTGTTGAAAATAACACTCTTGAAGGCGTTATTACGGTTGGTGATATTACAAAAGCATATATGGATGTTCATGATAGCAGTGTTATTGCCAGTGCAAGCACACCATATCGCAATATCGTTGAAACATTAGATGCTGAATTGATCGTTGGTAACATTGATGATAAGGTTACAACAGGTAAAGTGCTTATCGCAGCAGCAAATCCTGACTTAATGGAGACATATATCAAGAAAAATGATATCGTTATTCTTGGTAATCGTTATGAGTCTCAATTATGTGCGATCGAGATGAATGCACAATGTATCATTGTTTGTGAAGGTGCGGAAGTTACTAAGACGATCACAAAATTAGCAAGCAACAGCCATTGTACTGTAATCCAGACACCATATGATACGTACACAGTTGCTAGATTAATTAATCAAAGTATGCCAGTTGGATACTTTATGTGCACAAAGGATTTAGTAACATTCTCAAGAGAAGATTATGTAGAAGCAATTAGTCAAATCATGGCGAAAAAACGTTTTAGAGATTTCCCTGTTCTTGATAAACACGGTAACTTCTGTGGAATGATCTCTCGTCGTAATTTATTAGATGCAAAACATAAGAAATTAATCTTAGTTGATCATAATGAAAAAGCACAAGCAGTTGATGGTTTTGAAGATGCAGAAGTATTAGAAATCATCGATCACCATAAGATTGGTAATATGGAAACAATTAATCCAATCTACTTTAGAAATCAGCCAGTTGGTTGTACTGCAACTATTGTTACTCAACTTTATAAAGAGAACAATGTTGAAATTCAACCTCATATTGCAGGTTTATTGTGTTCCGCAATTCTTTCTGATACTTTAGTATTCCGTTCACCAACTTGTACTCCAGTTGATAAGGAAATTGCATTAGAACTTGGTAAGATCGCAGGAATCGAAGTAGAAAGCTATGCACTTGATATGTTTAAAGCAGGTAGTGATCTTTTAGATAAGACTCCAGAAGAAATCTTCTATCAAGATTTTAAACAGTTCTCAGCAGGAGAAGTGATCTTCGGTGTTGGTCAGATCAGTGCTATGACTTCAGACGAATTAGCAAGCATTAAAGAGAAATTAGTTCCTTACATGGACAAAGTTTATTCTGAGCATAAGATGCAGATGTTATTCATCATGTTAACAAATATCTTAGATGAATCTACAGAGTTACTTGTTCAAGGTGAAGGCGCAATGGAAGCTGTTGAGAATGCTTTCAATGAAAAAGGAAAAGATGGTTCTATCTATCTTCCAGGCGTTGTATCACGTAAGAAACAGTTAATTCCAGCATTAATGTCTTCTTTACAACAAGAAAATAACTAA
- a CDS encoding shikimate kinase I, with protein sequence MKRGNVVLIGMPGAGKSTVGVVLSKVIGLGFVDADIVIQEREKRLLNEIIEQDGLERFLDIEGEVNSSFHLKDTVIATGGSVIYREEAMKHLREIGTVVYIKLSLETLKQRLGNIKQRGVVLKDGQDLDSLYYERCPLYEKYAHVTIDSEGCNVEELLEKIRVSL encoded by the coding sequence ATGAAAAGAGGTAATGTAGTTTTAATTGGTATGCCAGGGGCTGGAAAGAGCACGGTTGGCGTAGTCTTGTCAAAAGTAATAGGTCTTGGATTTGTTGACGCAGATATTGTAATACAGGAGAGAGAAAAAAGATTATTAAATGAAATTATTGAACAAGATGGATTAGAACGGTTCTTGGATATCGAAGGAGAGGTTAATAGCTCGTTCCATCTAAAAGACACTGTAATTGCCACAGGAGGAAGCGTTATTTATCGTGAGGAAGCGATGAAGCACTTAAGAGAAATAGGAACTGTTGTGTACATAAAGTTAAGCCTAGAAACTCTAAAACAAAGGCTTGGCAATATTAAGCAAAGGGGCGTGGTGTTAAAAGATGGACAAGATCTAGATTCATTATATTATGAACGATGTCCTTTGTATGAGAAATATGCACATGTTACGATTGATTCTGAAGGATGTAATGTCGAGGAGTTACTAGAGAAAATT
- a CDS encoding overcoming lysogenization defect protein — MKIEYLKIENFKSVKECVIEDVDNAMILVGKNNTGKTVVIDAIRVCAGEYEIRRNDYLQVGKPIRISVHVAFDEQDLDLFHQKGLVSKYKKRELWEQDFKTKLPSYQDGVLTFQCIVNLNGNIKYDDGFKRNNSYIKSIFPKTFYIDHTRNLEALQAEILRFYDKESLYTIKENYCMFDKSKCCNNCFQCIGVINKKTPDKLSVYELTKLMEYKIYNMNLSDFSEKLNKYFHNNGSPSQDIKLSVDCNVEHLFHIETQIYNKDRDVLGNINYLSEGIKSIYALSLLETYIDEENTIPCIILIEDPEIYLHPQLQKVASEILFRLSKKNQVIFSTHAPSMIFNFSSKQIKQVVLDEHYDTVINEGATVDQILDDLGYTANDLMNVSFVFIVEGKQDKNRLPLLLEKYYSEIYDREGNLQRIAIIPTNSCTNIKTYANLKYINKLYLKDQFLMIRDSDGKNPKHLVKQLCNYYSNRALEDSENIPRVTPRNVLVLKYYSFENYFLDPEVMTKIGVVKSTEEFYNILFKKYKDYLYKLGSVKRLIKNTGIRIHTKEDLKKNMELIRIYVRGHNLYDIFYSKYRNDAETEILKKYIDVAPRDNFKDIFDAIDSFVYFENRRKK; from the coding sequence GTGAAGATTGAGTATCTGAAGATTGAGAATTTTAAGTCAGTAAAGGAATGTGTTATTGAAGACGTTGATAATGCAATGATCTTGGTTGGCAAAAATAATACCGGCAAAACGGTTGTAATTGATGCAATTCGTGTTTGTGCAGGAGAATATGAGATCAGAAGAAACGATTATCTACAAGTTGGAAAGCCCATTAGGATCAGTGTTCATGTCGCTTTTGATGAGCAGGATCTAGATCTGTTTCATCAAAAGGGACTTGTTAGTAAATATAAAAAAAGAGAGCTTTGGGAGCAAGACTTTAAAACAAAGCTGCCTTCTTATCAAGATGGAGTATTAACTTTTCAATGTATTGTAAACTTGAATGGTAATATCAAGTATGATGATGGATTTAAACGGAATAATAGTTATATCAAGAGTATATTTCCAAAGACATTTTATATCGATCATACGAGAAATTTAGAGGCTCTACAGGCAGAAATTCTCCGTTTTTATGATAAAGAATCCCTATATACCATAAAAGAGAATTATTGTATGTTTGATAAGAGTAAATGTTGTAATAATTGTTTTCAATGTATCGGCGTGATCAATAAGAAGACTCCAGATAAGCTAAGTGTGTATGAACTTACTAAATTAATGGAATATAAAATATATAATATGAATCTAAGTGATTTTTCTGAAAAATTAAATAAGTACTTTCATAACAATGGAAGTCCCTCGCAGGATATTAAACTTAGCGTTGATTGTAATGTGGAGCATCTTTTTCATATTGAAACGCAGATATATAATAAAGACCGAGATGTATTAGGAAATATTAATTATCTAAGTGAAGGAATTAAAAGTATTTATGCTTTATCTCTGCTTGAAACTTATATCGACGAGGAGAATACAATTCCTTGCATTATATTGATCGAGGATCCAGAAATATATCTTCATCCCCAGTTGCAAAAAGTAGCCAGTGAGATCCTTTTTCGGTTATCGAAAAAGAATCAGGTTATATTCTCAACTCATGCGCCCAGTATGATCTTTAATTTTAGTTCAAAACAGATAAAGCAGGTTGTTTTGGATGAACATTATGATACGGTCATCAATGAAGGTGCAACAGTCGATCAGATCTTAGATGATCTAGGCTATACGGCCAATGATCTTATGAATGTCAGCTTCGTTTTTATCGTGGAAGGGAAACAAGATAAAAATAGACTGCCATTATTACTTGAAAAATATTATTCAGAAATATATGATAGAGAAGGTAATCTACAAAGGATTGCCATTATTCCCACAAATAGCTGTACAAACATAAAAACATATGCAAATTTAAAATACATAAATAAATTATATTTAAAGGATCAATTCTTAATGATACGTGATAGTGATGGTAAGAATCCAAAGCATCTTGTAAAGCAGCTTTGTAATTACTATAGCAATCGTGCATTAGAAGACTCCGAAAATATACCAAGAGTAACACCACGAAATGTTCTTGTTTTAAAATATTATTCCTTTGAAAATTATTTCCTTGATCCCGAAGTAATGACCAAAATTGGAGTGGTTAAAAGTACCGAGGAATTTTATAATATTCTATTCAAGAAATACAAAGACTATTTATATAAACTTGGCAGTGTAAAACGGCTGATCAAGAATACAGGAATTCGGATCCATACAAAGGAAGATTTGAAGAAAAATATGGAGCTCATCCGTATTTACGTAAGAGGACATAATTTATATGATATTTTCTATAGTAAATACCGGAACGATGCGGAAACTGAAATACTTAAGAAATACATTGATGTAGCACCTAGAGATAACTTTAAAGATATATTTGATGCAATAGACTCTTTCGTCTATTTTGAGAACAGAAGAAAAAAGTAA
- a CDS encoding cell surface protein has protein sequence MTIKNHKWTKFLTLAALLFILVIGSRATTVSANDRVCHVVISKENLGETSTFLVEGKQVSIKAQSHKNAIQKIFEYAKNLNNIEGSSYDSLEITFKSGQYDLDGTLFIYSNTKVVCEEGTVIRSSWEYGTLLRTATLRHLDNGKVSDEMIKNITVVGGKWDGMNKPGTIFRFTHTSNILIDGVEICNLKDTGHLVALEATKNVTIQNSKFYNHQISSGAKETESSEAIHMDFTRGGTDLSEKEYTDYPCMDIVIQNNEIHDVPTGVGSHTAMNGVTHKNITIKNNHIYNTTGNAVRIYRYRNVVVEGNNIHNAVGAISVNTKGSNVYNPKASTVKESEKDIKGVSINGNKIENISGNAIWLTGNSEYPFNGVKITNNYLNNSGNTAITVRDYCHNTRIENNTLLNSGEYAIQANNHCNRLVIYNNAITTTKKHGIAVRLSSNNSNISNNTLNGVKESGIVVYTKSNNATISNNIINNPGGDGVLLKDSCVTAKISGNKITGAKNCGINIKNKTSKVNVSKNQIVNAKSTGIFVNGSVTNTSVNWNKVTNSGSMGISFIDKCNNAKVQNNTVSGGTYGISIKNNCNKPTVKLNTIANTKKNAIQLLSKCSNGTISQNKISKSKASGIYLKTNCIKNKIEKNNLNTTASHGIALVSGCNETKLLSNTVRNAKGKGIFTKAAKKTVSKKNRLIKCKK, from the coding sequence ATGACAATCAAAAATCATAAATGGACAAAATTTTTAACTTTAGCGGCGTTATTATTTATTTTAGTGATTGGATCAAGAGCCACTACAGTATCTGCAAACGATCGAGTTTGTCATGTTGTAATCTCGAAAGAGAATTTAGGGGAGACAAGTACATTCCTTGTAGAAGGAAAACAAGTTTCAATTAAAGCACAGAGTCACAAGAATGCAATTCAGAAAATATTTGAATATGCGAAGAATTTAAATAATATTGAAGGTTCTTCTTATGATTCTCTAGAAATTACATTTAAATCAGGTCAATATGATCTGGACGGAACATTATTTATCTATTCAAATACAAAAGTAGTATGTGAAGAGGGTACGGTAATCCGTTCTAGTTGGGAATATGGAACTTTATTAAGAACAGCAACTTTACGTCATTTAGATAATGGCAAGGTTAGCGATGAGATGATCAAGAACATTACAGTTGTAGGTGGAAAATGGGATGGTATGAATAAACCAGGTACGATTTTCCGTTTTACTCATACATCAAATATATTAATTGATGGTGTAGAAATCTGTAATCTAAAGGATACAGGACATTTAGTTGCATTAGAGGCGACAAAAAATGTAACGATCCAAAATAGTAAATTTTATAATCATCAGATTTCTTCAGGCGCAAAGGAAACAGAATCTAGCGAAGCAATTCATATGGATTTTACAAGAGGCGGAACTGATCTATCTGAAAAGGAATATACAGATTATCCATGTATGGACATTGTGATCCAGAATAATGAAATTCATGATGTTCCAACAGGAGTTGGCTCTCATACAGCAATGAATGGAGTGACTCATAAAAATATTACAATTAAAAACAATCATATTTATAATACGACAGGAAATGCAGTTCGTATCTATCGTTACCGTAATGTTGTTGTTGAAGGAAACAATATTCATAATGCAGTAGGGGCGATCTCTGTAAATACGAAGGGATCTAATGTATATAATCCAAAGGCAAGCACTGTAAAGGAATCAGAAAAAGATATTAAAGGCGTAAGCATTAATGGTAATAAGATTGAAAATATAAGTGGAAATGCAATTTGGTTAACTGGTAATAGTGAATATCCTTTCAACGGTGTTAAGATTACAAATAATTATCTCAACAATTCAGGAAACACTGCAATAACAGTTCGTGACTATTGTCATAATACTAGGATTGAAAATAATACATTATTAAATTCTGGCGAATATGCAATTCAGGCTAATAATCATTGTAATAGATTAGTTATTTACAATAATGCCATCACAACAACGAAGAAGCATGGAATTGCGGTTAGATTATCAAGTAATAATAGTAATATATCGAATAACACATTAAATGGAGTAAAAGAATCAGGAATTGTAGTTTATACGAAATCAAACAATGCAACGATTTCAAATAATATTATTAATAATCCTGGTGGTGATGGAGTCCTTTTAAAAGACAGTTGTGTAACGGCTAAGATTTCTGGAAATAAAATAACAGGTGCTAAGAATTGTGGTATTAATATCAAAAACAAGACTTCAAAAGTTAATGTTTCAAAAAATCAAATCGTAAATGCTAAGAGTACAGGAATTTTTGTGAATGGTTCTGTTACGAATACTTCTGTTAATTGGAATAAGGTAACGAATTCAGGCAGTATGGGAATCTCATTTATTGATAAATGTAATAATGCAAAGGTTCAGAATAATACAGTATCCGGTGGTACCTATGGTATTTCAATTAAGAATAATTGCAATAAGCCAACTGTTAAGTTAAATACGATTGCAAATACAAAGAAAAATGCGATTCAGTTATTAAGCAAATGTAGTAACGGAACGATTTCGCAGAATAAGATTTCAAAATCAAAGGCAAGCGGTATCTATCTTAAAACAAATTGTATTAAGAATAAGATCGAGAAAAACAATTTAAATACGACGGCTAGTCATGGTATTGCTCTTGTTTCTGGATGTAATGAAACAAAATTATTAAGTAATACAGTTAGAAATGCAAAAGGTAAAGGAATCTTTACGAAGGCAGCTAAAAAGACAGTTTCTAAGAAGAATCGCTTGATCAAGTGTAAAAAATAA
- a CDS encoding flavoredoxin produces MAKQTWKAGNMIYPLPAVMVSCQREDEKPNIVTVAWTGTICTNPPMAYISVRPQRHSYDIIKESGEFVINLTTEDLVRATDFCGVRSGRDVDKYQTMKLTPEKASIVNAPLIKESPVNIECKVKEIVKLGSHDMFIADVVAVNVDDKYMDSKGKFHLAKAKLMAYSHGEYYSLGKLLGTFGYSVKKKGTKKK; encoded by the coding sequence ATGGCAAAACAAACGTGGAAAGCGGGCAATATGATTTATCCATTACCAGCAGTCATGGTAAGTTGTCAGCGTGAAGACGAAAAACCAAATATCGTAACAGTTGCATGGACAGGAACGATTTGTACGAATCCGCCGATGGCTTATATTTCAGTAAGACCACAGCGCCATTCTTATGATATTATCAAAGAATCAGGAGAATTTGTTATCAATCTGACAACAGAGGATTTAGTAAGAGCAACTGATTTCTGTGGAGTTAGATCAGGAAGAGACGTTGATAAGTATCAGACAATGAAGTTAACACCAGAAAAAGCAAGTATTGTGAATGCACCACTCATTAAAGAAAGTCCTGTTAACATAGAATGTAAGGTGAAGGAAATTGTAAAATTAGGTTCCCATGATATGTTTATTGCAGATGTGGTTGCTGTTAATGTAGATGATAAATATATGGACAGTAAAGGAAAGTTCCATTTGGCTAAGGCTAAGCTTATGGCCTATTCTCATGGAGAATATTATAGTTTAGGAAAACTATTAGGAACGTTCGGCTATTCTGTAAAGAAGAAGGGAACTAAGAAAAAGTAA
- a CDS encoding S-layer homology domain protein codes for MEKYDNIVKGSEIRKLVEKKMYQKALAIIDTMDLSKIRVMTDLSVFAEVFIQTERYEDAKDLLLRLHDRTKSRRVVYQLIRLAIKEKNIEDAEYYYEEYVHIAPKDSEKYLLRYRIDRMKGEDVTVLIQSLEALKEHDYIEKWSYELAKLYHVAGMKDQCVRECSDIILWFGEGIIVEKAKLLKEYYVGKPKHIEAIKTAEKKAIEEKTGMLATKDLSKMTENLNKVLDEIEKDEQEEIVEENKEQEEKIEISVPQDLLDELAGKETKTEVEDKVEDAVEETVPETVEEVAEETAITEEPSIPDEIEESVPLFEKYNELFETFTEIESVKIEICKYTEKLEDKSGKQHVMISGTDEKEKLLLAKQIAKMCHQEKIISSTKIAKINAHRVNRIDLSQNYDKITDSCIIVEEAGALSNKAVVQLIMLIEVLKEKVIVILEDTREGIEKLQVFPQLLSNFESHIHLKNDLKVNLLELALKDLALSEYHIQEEAKTILEQKLQAFVADDSETEMEEKLHEYMRKVIKNADERNMSQLKDVVSDRNYLHVDLNEVISEDIENV; via the coding sequence ATGGAAAAGTACGATAATATAGTAAAAGGCTCTGAAATACGCAAATTGGTAGAAAAAAAGATGTATCAGAAAGCATTAGCGATCATTGATACAATGGATTTATCTAAAATTCGTGTTATGACAGATTTGAGTGTATTTGCAGAAGTTTTTATTCAAACAGAACGATATGAGGATGCAAAGGATTTATTGTTACGTCTTCATGATAGAACGAAAAGCAGAAGAGTCGTGTATCAGCTCATTCGTCTTGCAATTAAAGAAAAGAATATTGAAGATGCAGAGTATTACTATGAAGAATATGTTCATATTGCTCCAAAGGATTCAGAGAAGTACTTGTTACGTTATCGAATCGATCGCATGAAGGGTGAGGATGTTACTGTTTTGATCCAATCATTAGAGGCACTTAAGGAGCATGATTATATTGAAAAATGGTCTTATGAGTTAGCTAAGCTTTATCATGTTGCGGGAATGAAAGATCAGTGTGTTAGAGAATGCAGCGATATTATTCTATGGTTTGGTGAAGGTATTATCGTTGAAAAGGCAAAACTACTAAAAGAATACTATGTAGGTAAGCCAAAACATATTGAGGCGATCAAGACTGCTGAGAAGAAAGCGATTGAAGAAAAGACAGGTATGCTTGCAACCAAAGATTTATCTAAGATGACAGAGAATTTGAATAAAGTTTTAGATGAAATTGAGAAGGACGAGCAGGAAGAAATTGTTGAAGAAAACAAGGAACAAGAAGAAAAAATCGAAATCAGTGTCCCACAGGATCTGTTAGATGAATTAGCAGGTAAAGAGACAAAGACAGAGGTAGAGGACAAGGTAGAAGATGCGGTTGAAGAGACTGTACCAGAAACGGTGGAAGAAGTCGCAGAAGAAACAGCAATCACGGAGGAACCTAGCATTCCAGATGAAATAGAAGAATCTGTTCCTTTATTTGAGAAGTATAATGAATTATTTGAAACATTTACAGAGATTGAGTCGGTTAAAATTGAAATTTGTAAATATACAGAAAAATTAGAAGACAAATCAGGTAAGCAGCATGTAATGATTAGTGGTACAGATGAAAAAGAAAAGCTTTTATTAGCTAAACAGATCGCAAAAATGTGTCACCAAGAGAAGATTATTAGTTCGACAAAAATTGCAAAAATTAACGCTCATCGTGTAAACCGTATTGATTTATCTCAAAATTATGATAAGATAACAGATAGTTGTATTATTGTTGAAGAAGCAGGAGCTTTGTCAAATAAAGCAGTAGTTCAGCTAATAATGTTAATAGAAGTATTAAAAGAGAAAGTAATTGTCATATTAGAAGATACTAGGGAAGGAATTGAAAAGTTACAAGTATTCCCTCAATTACTGTCAAATTTTGAATCTCATATTCATTTAAAAAATGATCTTAAAGTTAACTTATTGGAGTTGGCATTAAAAGATCTAGCATTAAGTGAATATCATATCCAGGAAGAGGCCAAGACTATTTTAGAGCAGAAACTACAAGCATTTGTAGCAGATGATAGCGAGACAGAAATGGAAGAAAAGCTTCATGAGTATATGAGAAAAGTCATTAAAAATGCGGATGAACGTAATATGAGTCAATTAAAAGACGTTGTATCCGATAGAAATTACCTACATGTGGATTTAAATGAAGTAATTTCTGAAGATATAGAAAACGTATAA